The following proteins are encoded in a genomic region of Oryza brachyantha chromosome 11, ObraRS2, whole genome shotgun sequence:
- the LOC121055765 gene encoding uncharacterized protein LOC121055765 — protein sequence MGTDAVRPPSARRAARARSTPSGGEAPPGSSGRRGRPSQAAVAGERGARRRAAAAAAAVEVLKSPRRGRPKNQPSPPLKQEEKDEGNDEHVRYDCAFQDEEDHAFAPPVLVWGKVRSHPWWPGQVFDAADASELALKYKRADAPLVAYFWDKTFAWSDASTLLPFCSNFTRLASQSTMSGFVSAVDAALQEVGQRVEIGLSCTCFGSGIGKRQEIQNSGIREGAYGAVVDGAYMRDTFRGRPFLDYILALGMNPLAGADRLELTTAKAQLRAFNCSRGTRHLPEFVIFEGIEDVSVVTPHTKRRRMKGSGGDDVVDTKKKPRRGENSSLKKKALALSEAAKNEVVDKEGSVPSIGATDDTSSKTNKSKNKKSATKKNKNTSKDANVLETVGPGKRLSKKAVDKMLSESKLVHTPRSTRMKRGTPMALKGRGKDGGADSLKGDEKNTAFLKQNKLGRRAGSAHRKDKIIWDGDGHEDGSANVSVSPGKKRSGHGKTVATKEPISEQGRKKKKLSELMAVADKPDSSSGDKSKARSKHFTHASDEKLEDPDHALKDTMNTRKRKKHASVEKLEDPARDLKDTMKTRKRKKLDTLADLSSQPQRASRKSTTKVGKLMHKAAGQMSQTPPVLKANGAVSQKKSRRTKVRKANSGEKSVHPLKVNKGKTDALTENSLHCPEILSQLSLAAFNLKKREKFATASMNFFTDFRKYSYASRLDVEQEIYNKIDNVDEDMPEKAACTELTPSEEPLADHMQDDYWADILISVEEPLSSLKKKKDKGVSRTSKKAQHVKKSAMKSPISLGNVGEPTVEPRQDLENREQPKVETQPSIANGAKVSSEEVENSSLAGLVLHFSRPGAVPSRSDLIKIFSQYGPVNEAKAETANNANCAQVIFKRRMDAEAAFAGAGKISALGPALVSFRLSDFPATTSGNDPRQGASKGE from the exons ATGGGTACCGACGCGGTCCGCCCACCTTCTGCTCGCCGTGCGGCCCGAGCCCGCAGCACGCCGTCGGGTGGGGAAGCGCCACCGGGGAGCTCCGGCCGTAGGGGGCGCCCCAGCCAGGCCGCCGTAGCTGGCGAACGCGGCGCTCggcgccgagccgccgcggccgccgccgccgttgag GTTCTCAAGAGCCCTCGCCGTGGCCGCCCCAAGAATCAACCATCACCGCCACTGAAGCAGGAGGAGAAGGATGAGGGGAATGATGAGCATGTGCGCTATGACTGTGCTTTTCAGGACGAGGAGGACCATGCTTTTGCACCACCAGTTCTTGTTTGGGGCAAGGTGCGGAGCCACCCATGGTGGCCAGGCCAGGTGTTTGATGCCGCAGATGCTTCTGAGCTTGCACTAAAGTACAAGAGGGCAGATGCCCCCCTCGTAGCCTATTTCTGGGACAAGACCTTCGCTTGGAGCGATGCTTCCACGCTTCTTCCATTCTGCTCCAACTTCACACGCCTTGCCAGCCAGAGCACCATGTCTGGTTTCGTGTCCGCTGTTGATGCGGCTCTGCAAGAGGTTGGTCAGCGTGTAGAGATAGGCCTCTCATGCACCTGCTTTGGTAGTGGCATTGGCAAGAGGCAAGAGATTCAGAATTCTGGTATCCGGGAAGGAGCTTATGGTGCCGTTGTAGATGGTGCATACATGAGGGACACATTCCGTGGTAGACCATTTCTTGACTATATCCTAGCCCTGGGAATGAATCCATTGGCTGGTGCCGACCGTCTTGAACTTACAACTGCTAAAGCACAGCTTAGGGCATTCAATTGCTCAAGGGGTACAAGGCACCTCCCTGAGTTTGTGATCTTTGAGGGGATTGAGGATGTTTCTGTAGTGACTCCACACACCAAGAGGAGAAGGATGAAGGGAAGTGGTGGGGATGATGTTGTGGACACTAAGAAGAAGCCAAGGCGTGGTGAGAATTCATCACTCAAGAAAAAGGCTCTGGCTCTGTCGGAAGCTGCAAAAAACGAGGTTGTGGATAAGGAAGGTTCTGTGCCAAGTATAGGAGCAACCGATGATACATCGAGTAAAACAAATAAGTCCAAGAATAAGAAAAGTGCAacaaagaagaacaaaaacaCCTCAAAAGATGCAAATGTACTTGAAACAGTTGGTCCAGGCAAAAGGCTGTCCAAGAAGGCTGTGGATAAAATGTTGAGTGAGAGCAAATTAGTGCATACACCAAGATCCACACGCATGAAGAGAGGCACTCCAATGGCCTTGAAAGGTCGGGGAAAGGATGGTGGTGCTGACTCATTAAAGGGGGATGAGAAGAATACTGCTTTTCTCAAGCAGAATAAGCTAGGGCGTAGAGCTGGCTCTGCACACAGGAAGGATAAAATCATATGGGATGGGGATGGACATGAAGATGGCAGTGCCAACGTATCTGTTTCTCCTGGCAAGAAGAGGTCGGGGCATGGCAAAACCGTTGCTACGAAAGAGCCAATCTCAGAGCAGGgtaggaagaagaaaaaactttCTGAACTTATGGCAGTGGCAGATAAACCTGATTCCTCATCTGGTGATAAGAGCAAGGCTCGAAGCAAACATTTTACGCATGCATCAGATGAAAAACTTGAGGATCCTGATCATGCTTTGAAGGATACAATGAATActaggaaaagaaagaagcatGCATCAGTTGAGAAACTTGAGGATCCTGCTCGTGATTTGAAGGATACAATGAAGActaggaaaagaaagaagctTGACACATTGGCGGATTTGTCTTCGCAGCCACAACGTGCCTCTCGCAAGAGCACCACAAAGGTTGGAAAATTgatgcacaaagctgcaggtCAAATGTCACAGACACCACCTGTTCTCAAAGCTAATGGTGCGGTATCTCAGAAGAAATCTCGCAGGACTAAGGTCAGAAAAGCAAATAGTGGAGAAAAATCTGTGCATCCATTGAAGGTGAATAAGGGCAAGACAGACGCCTTGACAGAAAATTCTCTTCATTGCCCTGAAATTCTGTCACAGCTCTCCCTAGCAGCATTTAATCttaagaagagagagaaatttgCTACTGCAAGCATGAATTTCTTTACTGATTTCAGGAAGTATTCATATGCTTCTAGGTTGGATGTCGAGCAGGAGATATATAATAAGatagacaatgttgatgaGGATATGCCTGAGAAGGCTGCCTGCACTGAGCTCACTCCCTCGGAGGAGCCCTTGGCTGATCATATGCAGGACGATTATTGGGCTGACATTCTGATTAGCGTGGAGGAACCACTGTCTAGtctcaaaaagaagaaagataaGGGTGTGAGCAGAACAAGCAAGAAGGCACAGCATGTAAAAAAATCTGCCATGAAATCACCAATATCTCTGGGAAATGTAGGTGAACCAACTGTTGAACCCAGACAAGATTTGGAGAACAGGGAGCAACCGAAGGTTGAAACCCAACCAAGTATTGCAAATGGAGCTAAAGTAAGCTCCGAAGAAGTGGAAAATTCCTCTCTTGCTGGACTAGTGCTGCACTTCAGCAGGCCAGGTGCTGTTCCATCACGCAGCGACCTTATCAAAATCTTTAGCCAATATGGACCCGTCAATGAAGCCAAGGCAGAGACTGCAAACAATGCGAACTGTGCTCAGGTGATCTTCAAGAGGCGCATGGATGCTGAGGCGGCATTTGCAGGCGCAGGGAAAATCAGTGCTCTTGGACCAGCTCTTGTTAGCTTTCGCCTCTCGGACTTCCCAGCCACTACCTCAGGAAATGATCCTCGGCAAGGTGCATCAAAGGGTGAATAG